A section of the Pseudovibrio sp. M1P-2-3 genome encodes:
- a CDS encoding winged helix DNA-binding protein: MPALSEIEFAVTMMVNAYHRWMVRCMAAVGQEGLSPLETLVLHSINHRGKPKTQADLCLILNIEDTHTVSYALKKLQKAGLVSAGKRGKEKTVQITPDGEALCMHYKELREALLISPLKELGLDEGELSRLAATLRSVSGHYDQAARAAAAM, encoded by the coding sequence ATGCCCGCCCTTTCTGAAATTGAATTTGCCGTAACCATGATGGTGAACGCCTATCACCGCTGGATGGTGCGCTGCATGGCGGCGGTGGGGCAAGAGGGACTTTCGCCACTGGAAACCCTTGTCCTTCATTCCATCAACCATCGGGGTAAGCCAAAAACACAGGCGGACCTTTGCCTGATTTTGAATATAGAAGACACACACACGGTTTCCTATGCCCTTAAGAAGCTACAAAAAGCAGGACTGGTTTCTGCTGGCAAGCGCGGAAAAGAGAAAACGGTTCAGATAACCCCTGACGGGGAAGCGCTCTGTATGCATTATAAAGAGCTGCGAGAAGCTTTACTTATCTCTCCCTTGAAAGAGCTGGGGCTGGATGAGGGGGAGCTTTCCCGCTTGGCTGCAACCTTGCGCAGTGTCTCGGGCCACTATGACCAAGCGGCGCGTGCAGCGGCTGCCATGTAA
- a CDS encoding putative bifunctional diguanylate cyclase/phosphodiesterase produces MEPMPPFRTAVYASVALTALMLLAASFYAIDQVAIYTLYKSETERQLETASVVIFHHRARKGFTGPNPAAALEDLQRPPLVASTPLKLRGLSKVPSQPDNQITQDDLKEITQQLAQTFPHFHITAYDRNKNEIGQSTFPPDSGIHHHELTDSPKSPYYWQQALETGVPQFFSDFSPFKVRAPVFTSIIPYGNMRGENLQVLGGFLFCAKPVISNSSFIRSLSLTSSAGFGVVLLLALVSIGFIWKHMRDRWKTSKTIRFLAHHDPLTRLPNRAVFSDQLKASLRKAHSTASDLFLVSIDVDKFKAVNDTYGHAAGDIFLQVIADRLRMVFGNYLVARLAGDEFAVLIEGVSKREDVSALIKRMQAVAGPPCIINGKRLNISLSMGVAMATDATWKPSRLLHCADLALYKSKAQGRSTATWYNTTMDEDLERRREIEEDLRKALKTSELTVEYQPQVNLRSKRLEGFEALIRWEHPTRGWIEPDEFIPIAEESVLIEELGEYVLQQACYDAALWQDPTLKVSVNFSPAQFKFGKTEKNVTRSLALSGLPPERLEIEITENLLISDTESVIESLNIIREIGVSVAMDDFGTGYSSLSYLSRFPFDKIKIDRSFITNIGQENHADAIILAIVGLGQSLDVIITAEGVENERQAAILKDSGCHQVQGFYFGRPGPVDPLDPAANVRCVKPHTHVTALSA; encoded by the coding sequence ATGGAACCCATGCCACCGTTCAGAACCGCCGTTTATGCCTCGGTAGCCCTCACCGCGTTAATGCTACTTGCCGCCTCCTTCTATGCTATTGATCAAGTCGCCATATATACTTTGTATAAAAGTGAAACAGAGCGCCAACTGGAAACGGCCAGCGTCGTTATTTTCCATCACCGTGCACGCAAAGGGTTCACCGGCCCAAACCCGGCTGCTGCTCTAGAGGACCTCCAAAGGCCCCCTTTGGTGGCCAGTACTCCTTTAAAACTGCGCGGCCTCAGCAAGGTTCCCTCACAGCCGGACAACCAGATCACACAGGATGACCTGAAAGAGATCACTCAGCAGCTGGCCCAAACCTTTCCTCATTTTCACATCACTGCATATGATCGGAATAAAAATGAAATCGGCCAATCAACCTTTCCTCCAGATTCAGGTATCCATCACCATGAACTGACAGATTCTCCCAAATCCCCCTATTATTGGCAGCAAGCCTTGGAGACGGGCGTACCCCAGTTTTTCTCAGATTTCAGCCCCTTCAAAGTTCGGGCACCCGTTTTCACTTCCATTATTCCCTATGGCAACATGAGGGGGGAAAACCTGCAAGTTCTTGGCGGGTTCCTTTTTTGTGCCAAGCCCGTTATTTCAAACAGTTCCTTTATTCGCTCTCTTTCCCTCACATCCAGCGCAGGCTTCGGTGTTGTTCTTCTTCTGGCTCTGGTATCCATAGGCTTCATATGGAAGCACATGCGCGACCGGTGGAAGACGTCGAAAACCATCCGGTTTCTGGCACACCACGACCCCCTCACCCGCCTGCCCAACCGCGCAGTCTTTTCCGATCAATTGAAAGCTTCCCTGCGCAAAGCCCACAGCACCGCTTCCGATCTATTTCTGGTATCCATTGATGTGGACAAATTCAAAGCGGTGAATGACACCTACGGCCATGCGGCGGGAGACATTTTCCTGCAAGTGATCGCGGATCGCCTGCGCATGGTTTTCGGCAACTACCTTGTGGCACGCCTTGCGGGAGATGAATTTGCGGTTCTCATTGAAGGCGTTTCCAAACGGGAAGACGTGAGCGCATTGATAAAGCGTATGCAAGCCGTCGCAGGTCCCCCTTGCATCATCAATGGAAAGCGGTTGAACATCTCCCTTTCAATGGGCGTGGCCATGGCAACAGATGCCACATGGAAACCTTCACGCCTGCTCCATTGCGCTGATCTGGCTTTATATAAGTCCAAGGCCCAAGGGCGTTCCACCGCCACATGGTATAACACGACCATGGATGAGGATCTGGAACGGCGGCGGGAGATTGAAGAAGACCTTCGCAAAGCCCTGAAAACCAGCGAGCTCACTGTTGAGTATCAGCCACAGGTGAATTTACGCAGCAAACGGCTGGAAGGTTTTGAAGCGCTTATACGGTGGGAACACCCCACAAGAGGCTGGATCGAGCCAGATGAGTTCATTCCCATTGCCGAAGAATCTGTCCTTATTGAAGAGCTTGGCGAATATGTCCTCCAGCAGGCCTGTTATGATGCGGCCCTTTGGCAGGACCCGACTTTAAAAGTCTCCGTTAACTTTTCACCTGCGCAATTCAAATTTGGCAAGACAGAAAAGAATGTAACCCGCTCGCTCGCCCTTAGCGGCCTGCCACCAGAACGGCTGGAAATTGAAATAACCGAAAACCTACTGATTTCAGATACGGAAAGCGTCATCGAATCTTTAAATATCATTCGTGAAATTGGTGTTTCCGTTGCCATGGATGACTTTGGAACCGGATACTCCAGCTTGAGTTACCTCTCCCGCTTTCCATTCGACAAAATCAAGATTGACCGAAGCTTTATCACCAATATCGGGCAGGAAAATCATGCAGATGCAATCATCCTTGCCATTGTGGGCCTTGGCCAGTCTCTAGATGTGATCATTACCGCCGAGGGCGTGGAAAATGAACGGCAAGCAGCCATATTAAAAGACAGTGGGTGCCATCAGGTGCAGGGCTTTTACTTCGGACGGCCTGGTCCGGTTGATCCGCTGGACCCCGCCGCCAATGTACGGTGTGTAAAACCCCACACCCATGTGACAGCCTTAAGTGCCTGA
- a CDS encoding DnaJ family molecular chaperone yields the protein MSIWTRLSNIVGLLQQGSSHVLELLQSMIRAAEEERRSLAFTVAMIALSAKMAKADGVVTTDEVLAFRDLFDIPEKEERNVARLFNLAQQDVAGFEAYATKLFELFSEDEATRIDILDGLFHIAKADGILHRCEDAYLARIAEIFQIDPVAYSRIKARHIRSSGSDPYLILGISADASDDEIRRHYRQEVRQTHPDQLIGRGVPEEFVKIASDRLASLNTAYEQICAERGL from the coding sequence ATGAGTATATGGACCCGTCTTTCTAATATTGTCGGTTTGCTGCAGCAGGGCAGCAGCCACGTTCTCGAGCTCTTGCAATCTATGATTCGAGCGGCTGAGGAGGAGCGTCGCTCCTTGGCGTTTACCGTGGCCATGATTGCCCTTTCCGCTAAAATGGCCAAGGCGGACGGGGTGGTGACGACTGACGAAGTGCTGGCGTTTCGCGATTTGTTCGATATTCCGGAAAAAGAAGAGCGCAATGTGGCGCGCTTGTTCAACCTTGCCCAGCAGGATGTAGCGGGCTTTGAAGCCTATGCGACCAAGCTGTTTGAGCTGTTTTCTGAAGATGAGGCAACGCGGATTGATATCCTTGATGGGTTGTTCCACATCGCCAAGGCCGATGGTATTTTGCACAGGTGCGAGGATGCCTATCTGGCACGTATTGCCGAGATTTTTCAGATCGACCCAGTGGCCTATTCCAGAATCAAGGCCCGCCATATCCGGTCTTCTGGAAGTGACCCCTATTTAATATTGGGTATATCTGCCGATGCCAGCGATGATGAAATCCGTAGGCACTACCGGCAGGAAGTCCGGCAAACCCACCCTGATCAACTTATAGGGCGCGGCGTGCCGGAAGAGTTTGTTAAAATTGCAAGTGATCGCCTTGCTTCCCTCAACACTGCCTATGAGCAGATCTGCGCGGAACGTGGACTATGA
- a CDS encoding peptidoglycan recognition protein family protein, with product MNKKVECTVPARLHPSPNHNERGEAAIDMIILHYTGMDTAELAISRLCDPRAEVSCHYLIHEDGGILQMVPESRRAWHAGKASWKGQTNINERSIGIEVVNAGHARGVPDYPQVQVDAVIALVKDIGARHAIAPERVLGHSDVAPSRKEDPGEHFPWDQLAAANIGHYIKPVEINSSSFFQLGDEGQPVEAIQSLLGLYGYDVMPTGVYDTATFDAVTAFQRHYRPKVVDGIADAQTIATLHALLAALPKLGER from the coding sequence ATGAATAAAAAAGTAGAATGTACTGTGCCAGCACGCTTGCACCCATCCCCGAACCATAACGAGCGGGGGGAGGCTGCCATTGATATGATCATTCTTCATTATACCGGTATGGATACGGCAGAACTGGCTATATCCAGATTGTGTGATCCGCGGGCAGAAGTCTCCTGTCATTATCTGATCCATGAAGATGGCGGTATTTTGCAAATGGTACCGGAAAGCAGGCGGGCCTGGCATGCTGGAAAAGCGAGCTGGAAGGGTCAGACCAATATTAATGAGCGCAGTATTGGTATCGAGGTGGTAAATGCGGGGCATGCGCGGGGCGTTCCTGACTATCCGCAGGTGCAAGTTGATGCGGTGATCGCACTGGTGAAAGACATTGGAGCGCGTCATGCCATTGCACCGGAGCGGGTGCTGGGGCACTCCGATGTGGCACCTTCACGCAAAGAGGATCCGGGCGAGCACTTTCCGTGGGACCAGCTGGCAGCTGCCAACATCGGCCACTATATAAAGCCAGTGGAAATTAACAGTTCCTCTTTCTTTCAGCTGGGTGATGAGGGGCAGCCTGTGGAGGCCATCCAGTCTCTTCTTGGCCTGTATGGATACGATGTCATGCCCACAGGCGTTTATGACACGGCGACTTTTGATGCGGTTACCGCGTTTCAGCGCCATTATAGACCAAAAGTGGTGGACGGGATTGCCGATGCTCAGACAATTGCCACCCTTCATGCCCTATTGGCGGCCCTTCCAAAGCTGGGTGAACGTTAG
- a CDS encoding lytic transglycosylase domain-containing protein, translating to MITSIKKFTIHSFVATGLLLAGVGGVLPVVTDAEAAPKTSSYDKLIKQKAKKHGVPHDLARAVVQVESNFNAKARGLAGEVGLMQIKPATARGMGYKGSTKALYAPETNLEWGMKYLAGAHKKAGGNLCGTILRYNAGHGAKRMNKISARYCQRVKGILNS from the coding sequence ATGATCACTTCCATTAAAAAATTTACTATTCATTCTTTTGTTGCTACGGGTCTTTTGCTTGCTGGTGTGGGTGGTGTACTTCCGGTTGTTACAGATGCCGAGGCGGCACCGAAAACAAGTTCCTATGACAAGCTGATCAAGCAAAAAGCAAAGAAGCATGGCGTTCCCCATGACCTTGCCCGGGCTGTTGTGCAGGTGGAAAGCAACTTCAACGCCAAAGCACGGGGCTTGGCTGGTGAAGTTGGCTTGATGCAGATTAAACCGGCTACCGCGCGGGGCATGGGCTACAAGGGCTCCACAAAAGCGCTGTACGCACCAGAGACAAACCTTGAATGGGGCATGAAGTACCTTGCTGGTGCACACAAGAAAGCGGGCGGCAACTTGTGCGGCACAATTCTTCGCTACAACGCTGGCCATGGTGCCAAACGCATGAACAAAATCAGCGCACGTTACTGTCAGCGCGTGAAAGGCATACTGAACAGCTAA
- a CDS encoding pyridoxamine 5'-phosphate oxidase family protein, whose protein sequence is MGNTDPMCRLVLKTEDQMTVQNNKSFQTPAGPDTQSRPPKFARVRNTKYADYDWDTIQPILASSLVAHIGFVNEDRPMVIPMAFAIHERTLYLHGAKATRIIKGVANDTWLCATFTHVDGIVIARSAFHHSCNYRSAVLQGRARLVNDFDEHTFALKAITEHLLPGRWDEARPMNEKEQKATGVLALDIEYASAKIRQGGPIDDAEDYGGDVWAGVLPTTLAMGQPLDDGKLPKGTAIPQSTFAARRKFL, encoded by the coding sequence TTGGGCAATACTGATCCTATGTGCCGATTAGTGCTCAAAACCGAGGATCAGATGACGGTTCAAAACAACAAAAGTTTCCAAACACCCGCAGGCCCGGACACGCAGTCAAGACCGCCGAAGTTTGCAAGGGTACGCAACACCAAGTACGCAGATTATGACTGGGATACGATCCAGCCAATTCTGGCAAGTTCACTGGTGGCTCACATCGGCTTTGTGAACGAAGACAGGCCCATGGTTATTCCAATGGCCTTCGCAATTCACGAGCGCACGCTTTACCTGCACGGGGCAAAAGCCACGCGCATTATCAAAGGCGTTGCAAACGACACATGGCTATGCGCCACATTCACCCATGTGGATGGCATTGTTATCGCCCGCTCGGCATTCCATCACAGCTGTAACTATAGAAGCGCCGTTCTACAGGGCAGAGCAAGGCTGGTGAACGACTTTGACGAGCACACATTCGCCTTGAAGGCAATCACCGAGCACCTTTTACCGGGCCGCTGGGACGAAGCGCGTCCCATGAACGAGAAGGAGCAAAAAGCCACCGGAGTTCTGGCTCTGGATATCGAATATGCCAGCGCGAAAATCCGTCAAGGCGGTCCAATTGATGACGCAGAAGATTATGGCGGCGACGTCTGGGCCGGTGTCCTACCGACAACGCTTGCTATGGGCCAGCCACTGGATGATGGAAAGCTACCCAAAGGCACTGCCATTCCTCAATCCACTTTTGCCGCTAGGCGAAAGTTTCTCTAG
- a CDS encoding MFS transporter: MLSSDASRKWWVLGAMGCILAIMLLGSTVIGVILPAMSKDIGLSELGSHWVINAYFLVLAVGVAVFGRIEDILGQKSIFFLGLLLFAVSSALCATAQDTAMMVGARIGQGLGAAFFLPCGLSIIANVFEPDQHGFAYGIQTAIGCIAMAFGVVAGGIVAEAISWRWVFWFNIPLLLAIALIMLWKGRDKAKGLSVFSSRPAQREPFDLTGCLLFTLGLCLSVIAMLQVVRWGYILSGSTLLISIVLLAVFYRQEKRTKASFIDLSLFKSKGFTSYNLVIVAGQFLQTSTMVFVPIFLQSGMGLNPLWGGLAMLPAFIHLPLTSIWCGRISDRWPERKLALSTLAISVITLTLIGVAAYFKSYWLFIPGLILWGVAFPFHFVPSRKAVVESVTRDEVGQASGICLASQLVGGAVYVSYASAVLSLFESYTLLFVSTGGLLLLIWLLVFAWMPRKIVIEINQAGGS, from the coding sequence ATGCTCTCAAGTGATGCCAGCCGTAAATGGTGGGTTCTGGGGGCAATGGGCTGCATACTGGCCATCATGCTGCTAGGCTCCACAGTGATAGGCGTGATCCTGCCGGCAATGAGCAAAGATATTGGACTGTCAGAGCTTGGTTCTCACTGGGTGATCAACGCCTATTTTCTGGTGCTGGCGGTGGGAGTTGCTGTTTTCGGACGTATCGAGGACATACTGGGGCAAAAGTCCATCTTCTTTTTAGGACTGCTGTTGTTTGCAGTATCATCCGCCTTGTGTGCCACCGCACAAGATACCGCAATGATGGTTGGTGCCCGTATAGGTCAGGGCCTTGGCGCAGCATTCTTTCTACCTTGCGGCCTGTCTATTATCGCAAATGTATTTGAGCCGGACCAGCATGGGTTTGCCTATGGTATCCAAACAGCAATCGGCTGTATTGCTATGGCCTTTGGTGTGGTTGCCGGTGGCATAGTTGCCGAAGCCATATCATGGCGATGGGTCTTCTGGTTCAATATCCCGCTTCTTCTGGCAATTGCTCTCATCATGCTTTGGAAAGGCCGTGACAAAGCAAAGGGTCTAAGTGTCTTTTCTTCAAGACCAGCCCAAAGAGAACCTTTCGACCTAACAGGCTGCCTATTGTTCACTCTAGGGCTGTGCCTTAGCGTCATCGCGATGTTACAGGTCGTCCGATGGGGCTACATCCTATCGGGAAGTACACTATTAATCAGCATAGTTCTCTTGGCCGTGTTCTACAGACAAGAAAAAAGAACAAAAGCATCCTTCATAGATCTCTCTCTTTTTAAGAGTAAAGGATTTACCTCCTACAATCTGGTAATCGTTGCAGGACAGTTCCTACAAACATCGACGATGGTTTTTGTTCCGATTTTTCTGCAAAGCGGGATGGGGCTCAATCCCCTCTGGGGCGGGCTTGCGATGTTACCGGCGTTCATTCACCTTCCGCTCACATCCATCTGGTGCGGCCGTATTTCCGATAGGTGGCCGGAACGCAAGCTGGCTCTCTCCACTCTGGCTATAAGTGTTATCACCCTCACCCTGATCGGGGTCGCCGCCTATTTCAAATCTTACTGGCTTTTCATTCCTGGCCTTATCCTTTGGGGGGTAGCTTTTCCATTTCACTTTGTCCCCTCAAGGAAAGCTGTTGTAGAAAGCGTTACCAGAGATGAAGTGGGTCAGGCCAGCGGCATTTGCCTTGCCTCCCAGCTGGTTGGCGGGGCGGTTTACGTTTCCTACGCCAGTGCAGTCCTGTCACTTTTTGAAAGTTACACGCTGCTGTTTGTCAGCACTGGCGGCTTACTCCTGCTGATCTGGCTGCTTGTTTTTGCATGGATGCCAAGGAAAATAGTGATCGAGATCAATCAGGCCGGTGGTTCTTGA
- the pdxR gene encoding MocR-like pyridoxine biosynthesis transcription factor PdxR — MLEYLINLDRVSPIPLSSQIYRGLRTAIVTGRVREGEKLPSSRRLSSSLGVSRNTVNSAYELLIAEELILVCSGTAPVVRARAGAFAVEGEPLPVAKAGRLSKRGQQYACASRYKPAGARGELMRPGEPSKELFPYEQWARSLRRAARMVKGGVLGYDHRQGLPELREVLARYLAQERGVKAVAEQVFIFPSVQAAISLVAQCYSDPQDHALMEDPGYLGARDALQTSGLTMHGFNPSEGVKAAPRQAYSLIYVTPSHQFPLGMRMSMRQREELVAFAAQTGAMILEDDYDSEFLWEGRPLVSLQGLGQSDNIIYLGTAAKSLMPAIRLAYAVMPVGHLEELRTAHQSMGMLGNVHAQAALTHFIEEGYYRSHLRKIRGAYQTNAEILMSALRGSLGNTVGFSKPVGGLQMPLFLPEECNDVAIADNLNRAGFGVNPLSLHYLSAKKQGLVLGFSELNAPTAQTFVQHLKALL, encoded by the coding sequence TTGCTTGAGTATCTGATCAATCTGGATCGCGTTTCACCCATTCCCCTTTCCAGCCAGATTTACCGCGGGCTTCGTACTGCCATTGTCACTGGCAGGGTAAGGGAAGGAGAGAAGCTTCCCTCATCTCGCAGGCTGAGCAGTAGCCTTGGCGTTTCCCGTAATACTGTAAACAGTGCCTATGAACTGCTTATTGCAGAGGAATTGATCCTTGTGTGCAGCGGGACGGCTCCTGTTGTTCGGGCGCGAGCGGGTGCGTTTGCGGTGGAAGGGGAGCCTTTACCGGTTGCCAAGGCTGGGCGCCTCTCCAAGCGGGGCCAGCAATATGCTTGTGCCAGCCGCTATAAACCAGCGGGAGCACGGGGCGAGCTTATGCGTCCGGGGGAGCCTTCGAAAGAGCTGTTTCCCTATGAACAGTGGGCGCGCTCGTTAAGGCGTGCAGCCCGCATGGTGAAGGGCGGGGTGCTGGGGTATGATCACCGTCAGGGCTTACCAGAGCTGCGGGAGGTGCTGGCCCGATATCTGGCGCAGGAGCGCGGGGTAAAAGCCGTAGCGGAGCAGGTCTTTATATTTCCCAGTGTACAAGCGGCCATTTCGCTAGTGGCACAGTGCTACAGTGACCCGCAGGACCATGCGCTTATGGAAGATCCCGGATACTTGGGGGCACGGGATGCTTTGCAGACCTCTGGCCTCACCATGCATGGATTTAACCCGTCTGAAGGTGTGAAGGCCGCGCCAAGGCAAGCGTATTCCCTTATATACGTGACGCCCTCCCACCAATTCCCGCTGGGCATGCGCATGAGCATGAGGCAGCGGGAGGAACTGGTGGCCTTTGCAGCCCAAACCGGTGCCATGATTTTGGAGGATGATTATGACAGTGAGTTTCTTTGGGAGGGGCGTCCGCTCGTTTCCCTTCAAGGGTTGGGGCAGAGTGATAATATTATCTATCTGGGAACGGCCGCAAAAAGCTTGATGCCCGCCATCAGACTGGCCTATGCGGTGATGCCAGTGGGGCACTTGGAAGAACTACGCACAGCTCACCAGTCCATGGGAATGCTGGGCAATGTACATGCTCAGGCGGCGTTGACTCACTTCATAGAAGAGGGATATTACCGTTCGCATCTTCGCAAAATTCGTGGGGCCTACCAGACAAACGCTGAGATCTTAATGAGTGCTCTACGTGGGAGCTTGGGCAATACGGTAGGGTTTTCAAAACCGGTAGGTGGTTTGCAAATGCCGCTGTTTCTTCCAGAAGAGTGTAATGATGTGGCAATAGCCGATAATCTGAACAGGGCAGGCTTTGGTGTGAACCCTTTGTCTCTTCATTACCTTAGTGCCAAAAAACAGGGGCTGGTGCTGGGATTTTCCGAGCTGAATGCACCCACTGCTCAAACATTTGTGCAGCATTTAAAAGCTCTTCTTTAA
- a CDS encoding DUF2796 domain-containing protein: MRLTPIVLCAAFSVCVSSAFAQEIRHVDAHEHGHGKLNISIDGNSLLLELEAPGYDLVGFEHEAETAEEKTAMTDALDKLNSFNALFVLPEAAQCSVVSVQTNLVDEEEELDHGHSSNGAEHEEHHAEFSALYELTCANIGELTQIEFPYFTEFKNAEELEVQLVTPSTALKDEVSRSAPLLKLAAAARN; this comes from the coding sequence ATGCGACTAACCCCTATCGTATTATGTGCTGCTTTCTCCGTTTGCGTTTCTTCTGCCTTTGCTCAAGAAATAAGGCATGTTGATGCCCATGAGCATGGTCATGGCAAACTCAATATCTCCATTGATGGCAACAGTTTGCTACTGGAGCTAGAGGCTCCGGGGTATGATTTGGTTGGTTTCGAACATGAAGCGGAAACTGCCGAAGAAAAAACTGCCATGACAGATGCACTTGATAAGTTGAATAGCTTCAATGCGTTATTTGTCCTGCCTGAAGCCGCGCAGTGTAGCGTCGTTTCAGTGCAAACAAATTTAGTTGATGAAGAAGAGGAACTGGATCATGGTCACTCCTCAAATGGGGCCGAGCATGAAGAGCATCACGCAGAATTTTCTGCCCTTTATGAACTAACCTGCGCAAACATCGGGGAACTGACCCAAATCGAGTTCCCCTACTTTACAGAGTTTAAGAATGCTGAGGAACTGGAAGTGCAATTGGTGACGCCCTCTACAGCTCTAAAAGATGAAGTTAGCCGCAGCGCCCCCCTCCTTAAACTAGCGGCAGCGGCGCGGAACTAG
- a CDS encoding ABC transporter ATP-binding protein — MHRAIEIQNIEYAWSGAQKFSLHIENLGIDVGETVLLSGASGAGKSTLLNLICGIIQPNQGAITVGGVDITRLKGAKRDRFRADHMGIIFQMFNLLPYASPLDNILLPLKFAPARAKSVKDPRAEALRLTKALGLDGQLVTGQKAAELSIGQQQRVAAARALIGKPALVIADEPTSALDGNSQKAFIEVLREQVSSIGSTLLMVSHDLQLAKYFNRRIDLEDLTQCAGELA, encoded by the coding sequence GTGCATAGGGCAATTGAAATCCAGAATATTGAGTACGCATGGTCAGGTGCTCAGAAGTTTTCTCTACACATAGAAAACCTTGGAATTGATGTGGGTGAAACAGTGCTGCTGAGCGGGGCAAGTGGGGCAGGAAAGTCTACACTTCTCAATTTGATTTGCGGCATTATTCAGCCAAACCAAGGAGCTATAACGGTAGGTGGTGTAGACATCACGCGTCTCAAAGGAGCGAAAAGAGACAGGTTTCGAGCCGACCATATGGGTATCATCTTTCAGATGTTCAATTTGCTGCCCTATGCCTCTCCTCTTGATAATATTCTTTTACCGCTAAAGTTTGCCCCCGCGCGTGCAAAGTCGGTGAAAGACCCCAGAGCTGAGGCTCTGCGACTTACCAAGGCGCTGGGGCTGGATGGTCAACTGGTTACCGGTCAAAAAGCAGCAGAGCTGAGCATCGGGCAACAGCAACGGGTTGCTGCTGCTCGTGCGCTCATAGGGAAGCCCGCGTTGGTTATTGCGGATGAACCAACCTCCGCACTTGATGGCAACTCTCAAAAAGCCTTCATAGAAGTTTTGAGAGAGCAAGTTTCGAGTATTGGGTCCACGCTTTTAATGGTGAGTCACGACTTGCAACTGGCAAAGTATTTTAACCGCCGTATTGATCTGGAAGACTTAACCCAGTGTGCGGGAGAGTTGGCATGA
- a CDS encoding ABC transporter permease — protein MSLLRLAWLSLWNRKLTVGLTVLSIALSVTLFLGVEKVRVGAKSSFTDTISGTDLIVGARTGSVQLLLYSVFRIGNATNNITWQSYQDIANRREVDWMVPMSLGDSHRGFRVMGTTADFFKHYKYRGKQSFAFASGSVVDGLNGAVVGADVAKQLGYTIGQKIIVSHGLKSFIDHDDNPFRVTGILKKTGTPVDRTVIVSLEAIDAIHSQGGHSAYNSQPTSVTAALVGVKSRLQIFKLQRWINEYSEEPLLAIIPGVALSELWTIMNTAEKAIIGVSLMVIATAFLGMVAMIFSSLNERRREMATLRAVGARPRTIIVLLSAEAALMSLFASLLGLGFFYIALLAARSYIDTQFGIYLEVGPPTLQDLKFLGFVIIIGTLAGLAPALRAYRVSLADGMRVRA, from the coding sequence ATGAGCTTATTGCGATTGGCGTGGCTGTCTCTATGGAACCGAAAGCTCACTGTTGGCCTCACGGTTCTATCCATCGCCCTGTCTGTGACCTTATTTTTGGGGGTGGAGAAAGTTCGGGTGGGGGCGAAAAGTAGTTTTACGGACACGATTTCTGGAACCGATTTAATCGTTGGGGCAAGAACGGGCAGTGTGCAGCTGTTGCTTTACTCAGTATTTCGCATTGGAAATGCCACCAACAACATCACGTGGCAAAGCTATCAGGATATCGCAAACCGTAGGGAAGTGGACTGGATGGTTCCCATGTCACTTGGCGATAGCCATCGTGGTTTTCGGGTGATGGGAACAACAGCAGACTTTTTCAAGCACTACAAATATCGTGGGAAGCAAAGCTTCGCCTTCGCGTCGGGGAGTGTCGTTGACGGGTTGAATGGGGCCGTTGTTGGCGCGGATGTAGCAAAGCAGCTGGGCTATACCATTGGCCAAAAGATTATTGTTAGCCATGGACTAAAGTCCTTTATAGATCATGATGACAATCCGTTTAGGGTGACAGGTATTCTTAAGAAAACGGGAACACCAGTAGACAGAACGGTTATTGTCAGCTTGGAGGCCATTGACGCCATACATTCGCAAGGCGGACACAGTGCCTACAACTCTCAGCCGACTTCCGTGACTGCGGCCCTTGTTGGGGTTAAATCGCGGCTGCAAATATTCAAGCTGCAAAGATGGATTAATGAATATTCTGAGGAGCCGCTTCTTGCCATTATCCCCGGTGTGGCCCTCAGCGAGTTATGGACCATTATGAATACTGCCGAAAAGGCAATCATCGGCGTTTCACTTATGGTCATAGCTACAGCATTCCTTGGGATGGTCGCGATGATCTTTTCCAGCTTGAATGAGAGGCGCCGCGAGATGGCAACCTTACGAGCTGTAGGTGCTCGGCCACGAACAATTATAGTGTTGTTGAGTGCGGAAGCTGCTCTCATGAGTTTGTTTGCTTCCCTGCTGGGTCTAGGGTTCTTCTATATCGCCCTTTTGGCAGCTCGCTCCTACATAGACACACAGTTCGGCATCTATCTGGAAGTTGGTCCTCCTACACTTCAAGATCTGAAGTTTCTAGGCTTTGTTATTATAATCGGTACGCTGGCCGGTTTGGCTCCGGCTCTTCGTGCCTACAGGGTGTCTCTGGCAGATGGCATGCGTGTCAGGGCGTAG